The following is a genomic window from Episyrphus balteatus chromosome 1, idEpiBalt1.1, whole genome shotgun sequence.
agcatatatgtatattttagcccaataaagatacaaaaacaaaacatagaaATACATGTAgatatggtaaaaaaaaatgtgtagttAAAGCTTTATGATTTCTATACCCAAGCATATATTTCAATCTTGAAACGAAATTTAGaactgataaaaaaatttagagatATTGTTGTTAAATGCTAAAcgctttttataaatttaaccgGAATTTAACTGCCTACTTCCCATCAAGATTAAGTCCTTTGAAGGAGTTAATCAATTTTGAATCCAAGTCCCAAATAACGAGTTGACCATCAGTGCCCGAAGTGCTTATTTTTTTGCAAGACAGCTTGTCTCCGGAATAGATTCGAACGCACGAAATAGCATTTTGATGAATCGACTCTATAAAAGAGTCAGAATTCTCCGATCTAGAATTTCGATCCAATGACTGGAAGATACGCATAGCTGATATTCCACTAGACTCCTTTTTCTGCGTAGTATCGAGCTTAGcagagaaatttattttattcccaTCTAAAGAGAAAATCAAAGGAACACAACTATGTCCTGCTACTAGAACCGAATCTAGGCTAATCCAAACACAGCTTAAAAATGGAAGATGCTCAGTCTTGCATCGTATAATGTTTCCATTGGTTGAGTCTGCAATATTGATGCAGCTATCATGACCAACCCAGCATATACGATTGCCATCACCAGAAAAGCTAACACTATGAATCCAACCACCACCAGTGTTGgctgcatttttaaattcagCCATTAAATGCCCCAAGGTCATACGATTACCCCATGGTGTTGGAGTTGGTTGGTCTTCGATATCTTTAATGTAAGCTGAAAAAACGCGaacctaaaataaattataaaagtgATATTAAGTTATACCATTTTTCATTTGTGTAAATAAACTTAAAGCTTATAGGTTATAAGTGTGATTAACATTCATTCGTATACgacttttattcatttatttaaacgAAAAACATGAATTCCTAATAGTCTAAAAGCCATCGACCTAAAGTTTGAAGGTCTTGCGTAATGTGTACTAAATTATACCACTATATTAGTCTTAAATCAGTTATATAAGGAACCGCTAGTCTGCTTGTCGGTGCCGAACATGTGTAAAATTTGTGAAAGTTGTAAGTAAGATGTATTGTTAAGCTTTAAAATAAGCTATTGCTTAGTGTTGTTCttagatattttttctatttaaggtagattttttcttaattttcaagtttttttttagttcaatggCATGTTCCTCGATGTTTGGCACAGAATATCGGTAGTTACAGTCCAGTAAGAATAgacgaaaaattgtcaaagtaaagaaaaaattttataagggATCAAAGgtaacaacattttttatttttaaaacggtAGGTTTCAGACAAATattatgttttacaaaattgtagctgaggttatcttacaaaaaattgttatacaaagttttcttgtatatatttttcttgatatttttatatttgttattttatcaaattacatttgatattttgaaatgttGTAATGACTAAACGGTAAgtgatacaaaaaacaaaacgaatatGTGCTTCATAGTGAAATTTACACTCTCGAGCTCGGGAGGAGCCATGTTACTATTTGGAAGCGTAGAATCGGCAGCAGTACTGACAGTTGGAATTGTTATAAGTTTTCGAAGTTATTCTTGGGAATTCGCTGGAATTAAATTAACACACAAGCTATCCGTTTAAAATAAGACTCCACTTATCGTGTCATTTCGATAATCGCGAACCCAACTTCCACAGTGGATAATCGTCGCCACACTTTTGCAATTTTATTGACCCAAAACAATATCCGAGAGATGATACCGAATGGATAATCAAAGTAAACAACACAATTGAAGTGTGCTGAGTTCAACGCATGACGATTTTATCTGCACAACAGAATGTCGTTGAAGATGAGCGTTGGGATCGACGATGTGATTGAGTTTTTAATGTTCTTGAAAAAGACCAAGCCATTTTGCTACCTTTTGGACATGACATTATTTTGTCTTATTTGGCAATCATGCAAAAACTAGGTCTTCCCAATGTGAGCGTTACAGATATTTTTAGCTCGTTTAACTCGGCGAAGATTTCAACATACTttccttcgggtgttgtctggACAGAATGTCGAAGCCAACCCGAATTGTGTAGGGGTTTTGGGAAACAGTGGCCGTATTGCGGTTGGAGTTGATACGCAACATCATTCCGAATGTATTCGGGATGACCATGGGAGGGGAAGAAGAATGGCAATATTCTGTTCTGCCGTAGGTAAATTTCTGAGGGATCAGAATCACTTATATTATAACTCAGTGCCAAAGCTTCAGGCCAGgaggaaaatattaaaattcgtttttgaaaataaaagcaTCTTTTCATTTGGTTTACGTTTTTCCTTGTATCATTATTATGACAAGACTCTTATCATTCCAATCCTCCATAATGGTCCAGAGGCAAGGACTTTCACGAACTCGGATGAAAGCTCCCGAATTCTTCGGTTTTCAGTTGTCTGATTTTATTGGGAAAAGAAGTTGCATTCAATTTTGTTTGCGAAATGAAAGCGTTTATCAAACAGAGTGGTCTAGTCTATTTTTGAGACTAGAGGCAAAAGTTCACCCTATATTTCAAGAaacttcttaagtttttttttataattagcgCGCACTCAAGGGATTTTAATTTACCCTTATAATGATGAACACAGCACGAGTgttaggaaaatagggagggctTTGAAAGGAGAAAACCGATTAatattagttttgaagttctgagcTTTGAAGTGGCGAGGAAAAACGGAGGCGGGTAATGCAGTACACACTCGTGTAGTACGGCTAAAAaaaatctctgtatttgacaaGTATGGTCAAGATATTCATGCCTAATGGAatttcaattataatattttaggggtgccattatttttacttgaaatAAATGGATTTTCAGAACAGGTGCTGTTAAGACACTTTTTCTTACCTAGAGAAGAACTTCGTTCAAAGTCATGGGTTCGAATGTTGTATACCTAATAGAGATCGTGAATAAAGTACAATAAATAGCAGAGAttagaaataaatctcaaccttttgaaaggtt
Proteins encoded in this region:
- the LOC129906221 gene encoding actin-related protein 2/3 complex subunit 1A-B, yielding MTERYTFGGSLNAITCHAWNKDRSQIALSPNNNEIHIYSRELNWKLVDVLNQHDLRVMDIDWARNTNRIVSCAADRNAYVWSQGEDGKWKPTLVLLRINRAATCVKWSPSENKFAVGSGARLISVCYFESENDWWVSKHIKKPIRSTITSLDWHPNNALLVAGSTDYKVRVFSAYIKDIEDQPTPTPWGNRMTLGHLMAEFKNAANTGGGWIHSVSFSGDGNRICWVGHDSCINIADSTNGNIIRCKTEHLPFLSCVWISLDSVLVAGHSCVPLIFSLDGNKINFSAKLDTTQKKESSGISAMRIFQSLDRNSRSENSDSFIESIHQNAISCVRIYSGDKLSCKKISTSGTDGQLVIWDLDSKLINSFKGLNLDGK